One genomic window of Halobellus limi includes the following:
- a CDS encoding zinc-binding dehydrogenase: protein MKAVQFTGHGDRDVIEYGEFPDPEIDRDEALVDVKAGALNHLDVWTRRGLPGLDLQFPHVPGSDMAGVVREVGEDVTRVAPGDRVALFAGVGGDGGDDEAGGAAASPRRDDPTLSPDFHIIGEHARGVHSEYAAVPAENLVAVPEHVAWEVAAAAPLVFGTAWRMLIHRAEVRAGEHVLVHGASGGVGHAAVQIADHAGCEVYATASSAEKLEHAADCGADHGIDYEETDFAREVYDLTDGRGVDVVVDHVGDATYEGSLKSLRKGGRFVTCGATTGPNPDAALNRVFFNQLEIIGSTMATPEQAEEVLELVWDGVFEPRIRETLPMSETARAHGLIENREGFGKVVVIPDSEP, encoded by the coding sequence ATGAAAGCCGTCCAGTTCACGGGCCACGGCGACCGCGACGTCATCGAGTACGGCGAGTTCCCCGACCCCGAGATCGACCGCGACGAGGCCCTCGTCGACGTGAAGGCCGGTGCGCTGAATCACCTCGACGTCTGGACCCGACGGGGGCTCCCGGGGCTCGACCTCCAGTTCCCGCACGTCCCCGGCAGCGATATGGCCGGCGTCGTGCGGGAGGTCGGCGAGGACGTGACGCGCGTGGCCCCCGGCGACCGCGTCGCCCTCTTCGCAGGCGTCGGTGGCGACGGCGGAGACGACGAGGCGGGCGGGGCCGCGGCGTCCCCCCGCCGCGACGACCCGACGCTGTCGCCCGACTTCCACATCATCGGCGAGCACGCCCGCGGCGTCCACTCGGAGTACGCTGCCGTTCCCGCCGAGAACCTCGTCGCCGTCCCCGAGCACGTTGCGTGGGAGGTCGCCGCGGCGGCGCCGCTCGTCTTCGGGACGGCCTGGCGGATGCTGATCCACCGCGCGGAGGTGCGCGCCGGCGAGCACGTCCTGGTGCACGGCGCCTCCGGCGGCGTCGGTCACGCGGCGGTGCAGATCGCCGACCACGCCGGCTGTGAGGTGTACGCTACCGCGTCCTCCGCTGAGAAACTCGAACACGCGGCCGACTGCGGGGCCGACCACGGCATCGACTACGAGGAGACGGACTTCGCCAGGGAGGTCTACGACCTGACCGACGGCCGCGGCGTCGACGTCGTCGTCGATCACGTCGGCGACGCCACCTACGAGGGCTCGCTGAAGAGCCTCCGGAAGGGCGGCCGGTTCGTAACCTGCGGGGCGACCACGGGACCGAACCCCGACGCCGCGCTGAATCGGGTGTTCTTCAACCAGTTGGAAATCATCGGCTCGACGATGGCGACGCCCGAACAGGCCGAGGAGGTCCTGGAACTCGTCTGGGACGGCGTCTTCGAGCCGCGGATCCGCGAGACGCTGCCGATGAGCGAGACCGCCCGCGCCCACGGACTGATCGAGAACCGGGAGGGCTTTGGCAAGGTAGTCGTAATTCCGGACAGTGAACCCTGA
- a CDS encoding cupin domain-containing protein: MSYTKANHADGDEKAPGMYFLREELDCENLGLTVIDAEAGWTGMEHDHGEGGQEEVYYLVEGAATMDVEGETVTMSAGDALRVAADASRQLTADEASTFVVAGAP; encoded by the coding sequence ATGTCGTACACGAAAGCGAACCACGCGGACGGCGACGAGAAGGCCCCGGGAATGTACTTCCTCCGAGAGGAACTCGACTGTGAGAACCTCGGACTCACCGTCATCGACGCCGAGGCCGGGTGGACCGGGATGGAACACGACCACGGCGAAGGCGGCCAGGAAGAGGTGTACTACCTGGTCGAGGGCGCGGCGACGATGGACGTCGAGGGCGAGACGGTGACGATGAGCGCCGGCGACGCCCTTCGCGTGGCGGCCGACGCGAGCCGACAACTGACCGCCGACGAGGCGAGCACGTTCGTCGTCGCGGGCGCTCCCTGA
- the dnaJ gene encoding molecular chaperone DnaJ: MSEDFYDVLGVSRDATEDEIKQAYRKKAAEYHPDVSEEADAEEKFKKIKKAKEVLTDDEKRQMYDQLGHERFEQAEKRGGVGGGGAGGGRGQGNPFGGMGGGGGQGSPFEDIFNQFFGGGRGGGGGRGRSRPRQGQDLRTQVTLDLEEVYEGVEKQFTITRPEECSECDGRGHPADADVNTCPECNGQGQTTTVRDTPLGRVQQTQTCRRCEGTGETYSETCSACGGDGVTREEATLSVDIPAGIRDGQTLRMEREGAPGENGGPKGDLLIDVSVRDHEDFERDGDDLYHRHPISFPKAVFGATVEVPTVDGTTELEIPAGTQSGEEFRIRDEGMPHLRGRGRGDLYVQVQVVTPDSLNDEQKEALEAFAEAGGEDVDVSEGFFEKIKNSF, translated from the coding sequence ATGAGCGAGGACTTCTACGACGTGCTCGGTGTCTCCAGAGACGCCACCGAGGACGAGATCAAGCAGGCCTACCGGAAGAAGGCCGCGGAGTATCACCCCGACGTCTCCGAGGAGGCCGACGCCGAGGAGAAGTTCAAGAAGATCAAGAAGGCCAAAGAGGTCCTCACCGACGACGAGAAGCGCCAGATGTACGACCAACTGGGCCACGAGCGCTTCGAACAGGCCGAAAAGCGCGGCGGCGTCGGAGGCGGCGGCGCCGGCGGCGGCCGCGGCCAGGGCAACCCCTTCGGCGGGATGGGCGGCGGTGGCGGTCAGGGAAGCCCCTTCGAGGACATCTTCAACCAGTTCTTCGGCGGCGGCCGCGGCGGCGGTGGCGGCAGGGGCCGCAGCCGTCCGCGCCAGGGCCAGGACCTCCGCACCCAGGTGACGCTCGACCTCGAAGAGGTCTACGAGGGCGTCGAAAAGCAGTTCACGATCACCCGCCCGGAGGAGTGCTCGGAGTGCGACGGCCGCGGACACCCCGCCGACGCCGACGTCAACACCTGTCCGGAGTGTAACGGGCAGGGACAGACCACGACCGTGCGCGACACCCCGCTCGGCCGCGTCCAGCAGACCCAGACGTGCCGGCGCTGCGAGGGGACCGGCGAGACCTACAGCGAGACGTGTTCGGCCTGCGGCGGCGACGGCGTCACCCGCGAGGAGGCGACGCTCTCGGTCGACATCCCCGCCGGGATCCGCGACGGCCAGACCCTCCGGATGGAACGGGAGGGCGCGCCCGGCGAGAACGGCGGCCCGAAGGGCGACCTCCTCATCGACGTCTCCGTACGCGATCACGAGGACTTCGAGCGCGACGGCGACGACCTCTATCACCGCCACCCGATCTCGTTCCCGAAGGCGGTCTTCGGCGCGACCGTCGAGGTCCCGACCGTCGACGGGACGACGGAACTGGAGATCCCTGCGGGCACCCAGAGCGGCGAGGAGTTCCGGATCCGCGACGAGGGGATGCCGCACCTCCGCGGGCGCGGCCGCGGCGACCTCTACGTCCAGGTGCAGGTGGTGACGCCCGACAGCCTCAACGACGAGCAGAAGGAGGCGCTCGAAGCGTTCGCCGAGGCCGGCGGCGAGGACGTCGACGTCAGCGAGGGCTTCTTCGAGAAGATCAAGAACTCTTTCTAA
- a CDS encoding acyl-CoA synthetase family protein: MGVPYRESTRRRSSRGRRRFAPRRPRPRYEPRSRAGGAVRPRIRRGDSRRWGVPAAPSDPETLADLVARDRRTPGIALRAERVDRAYSYRNFITTTYKVGNVLRHLGVRRGTEVLVVPDPLPEPVLAFYGAAQLGAVTRFSDALPSTDPRVVVAPADREAAFDLPPGRHLVVYGDAPTEPTTTHWETEVWSENPAVHPASVEGADPLLAVGDRTHSHADALSAGSGAGGSERPQPGERVVVEGPFEDYEAVVDGLVEPIAAGATITLTG; the protein is encoded by the coding sequence GTGGGGGTGCCGTATCGGGAATCGACCCGCCGGCGGTCGTCGCGCGGCCGACGCCGTTTTGCTCCCCGCCGCCCGAGGCCCCGGTATGAACCCCGATCCAGAGCGGGAGGAGCCGTCCGGCCTCGGATCCGCCGGGGAGACAGCCGCCGGTGGGGAGTACCCGCCGCCCCCTCGGACCCCGAGACGCTCGCTGACCTCGTCGCCCGCGACCGACGAACGCCGGGCATCGCGCTCCGCGCCGAGCGCGTCGACCGGGCGTACAGCTACCGCAACTTCATCACGACGACGTACAAGGTCGGCAACGTCCTCCGCCACCTCGGCGTCCGCCGCGGAACGGAGGTCCTCGTGGTACCGGACCCGCTTCCCGAACCGGTCCTCGCCTTCTACGGCGCGGCTCAACTGGGTGCGGTCACACGCTTTTCCGACGCGCTTCCGTCGACCGATCCCCGCGTCGTGGTCGCGCCCGCGGACCGCGAGGCGGCGTTCGATCTGCCCCCCGGGCGCCACCTCGTCGTCTACGGCGACGCGCCGACGGAGCCGACGACGACCCACTGGGAGACGGAGGTCTGGAGCGAGAACCCGGCGGTCCATCCGGCGAGCGTCGAAGGGGCGGACCCGCTCCTGGCGGTCGGCGATCGGACCCACTCGCACGCCGACGCGCTGTCGGCAGGGTCCGGTGCGGGGGGAAGCGAGCGACCGCAACCGGGAGAGCGAGTCGTCGTCGAGGGCCCGTTCGAGGACTACGAGGCGGTCGTCGACGGCCTCGTCGAACCGATCGCCGCGGGCGCGACGATCACGCTCACCGGGTGA
- a CDS encoding QcrA and Rieske domain-containing protein, producing MPRNGEDLPVSEGVDSDGCGCPCEGDVPSNEPSIYEEFWRDGRARMERRDYAKALATVGGLTAVASLVAPLASLTRVFERSYTGPVYSDGVALVDGNGERVEEGRLAEGELLTVFPEARPGIDRAPTLLVRYPEDAYGGTTRLEFTAGGYAAYSKVCTHAGCMVADRDGDTLVCPCHSGRFDPLSGADVTGGPPPRELPQLPITISGDGYLVAVGDFEGPVGPGGE from the coding sequence ATGCCGCGGAACGGTGAGGATCTCCCCGTCTCCGAGGGCGTCGACTCGGACGGCTGCGGGTGTCCCTGCGAGGGGGACGTCCCGTCGAACGAACCGAGCATCTACGAGGAGTTCTGGCGCGACGGCCGGGCGCGGATGGAGCGCCGAGACTACGCGAAGGCCCTGGCGACGGTCGGTGGACTCACCGCCGTCGCGAGTCTCGTCGCGCCGCTGGCCAGTCTCACGCGCGTGTTCGAGCGGAGCTACACCGGCCCAGTCTACTCCGACGGGGTCGCGCTCGTCGACGGCAACGGCGAGCGGGTCGAGGAGGGCCGCCTCGCGGAGGGGGAACTCCTGACCGTCTTCCCGGAGGCCCGACCCGGGATCGACCGCGCGCCGACGCTTCTGGTCAGATACCCCGAGGACGCCTACGGCGGCACCACCCGACTGGAGTTCACCGCCGGCGGCTACGCCGCCTACTCGAAGGTCTGCACCCACGCGGGGTGTATGGTGGCCGACCGCGACGGCGACACCCTCGTCTGTCCGTGTCACTCCGGACGGTTCGATCCGCTCTCCGGGGCCGACGTGACGGGCGGGCCGCCCCCGCGGGAACTCCCGCAGCTCCCGATCACCATCTCCGGCGACGGCTACCTCGTCGCCGTCGGGGACTTCGAGGGCCCGGTGGGCCCGGGGGGCGAGTGA
- the narG gene encoding nitrate reductase subunit alpha yields the protein MSDSHDFHDDSESTTGGIDAARRDFLKGIGLGAVLGLGGVSVADRQLDMDGLEVVDDPIGSYAYRDWEDLYREEWDWDSTARSTHSVNCTGSCSWEVYVRNGQVWRESQAGDYPQFDESLPDPNPRGCQKGACYSDYVNADHRVLHPLRRTGERGEGMWERISWDEALTEIAEEVVDTVRAGEYDAISGFTPIPAMSPVSFASGSRLINLLGGVSHSFYDWYSDLPPGQPITWGTQTDNAESADWYNADYIIAWGSNVNVTRIPDAKYFLEAAYNGTKRVGVFTDYSQTAIHCDEWLSPEPGTDTALALGMARTIVDEGLHDEAHLKEQTDMPLLVREDTGKFLRASEVSGVGGGADDPEKVFVMRDASGNLRAAPGSLGDRDGQHDASASIELGFDPQLSAEGSVSTTDSGQVSVRTVWDNLREELATYTPEHVNEVTGVGRETHQEVAREFAEVDRAKIIHGKGVNDWYHNDLGNRAIQLLVTLTGNLGRQGTGLDHYVGQEKIWTYSGWQSLSFPTGSVRGVPTTLWTYYHSDIIDNVDEETADRIREAIDRDWMPVYPEERDDGSRPDPSVLFMWRGNYFNQSKGNVAIEERLWPKLDLIVDINFRMDSSALYSDIVLPTASHYEKHDLSMTDMHSYVHPFTPAVEPLGESKTDWQIFRELAAKIQEVATERGIDPIEDRSFDREIDLQSVHDDYVRDWETGEAGALAEDRAACEYILENSEETNPSDSDERITFEDIDEQPRRFPKAGDHWTSDIEDGEAYTPWQSYVQDKEPWPTFTGRQQYYIDHDWFLDLGEELPTHKDAPTLQDKSEYPLRYNTPHGRWSIHSTWRDSEKMLRLQRGEPIVYLNPEDMDERGIEDGDTVRIYNDVGEVEIQAKRYPSGEPGTARMYFAWERFQFPDRNNFNSLVSMYMKPTQLVQYPEDTGEHLHFFPNYWGPTGVNSDVRVEVEKVADADQEGSGSDERIDGAPTDAETAGTESVDGEPADTAGDEPEADLTVGTDGGPGGRSDAAWDTADDPGGERR from the coding sequence ATGAGCGACTCACACGACTTCCACGACGACTCGGAATCGACCACCGGGGGCATCGACGCCGCGCGGCGCGACTTCCTGAAGGGGATCGGCCTCGGCGCCGTGCTGGGGCTCGGAGGCGTGAGCGTCGCCGACCGGCAACTGGACATGGACGGCCTCGAGGTCGTCGACGACCCGATCGGCTCCTACGCCTACCGCGACTGGGAGGACCTCTACCGCGAGGAGTGGGACTGGGACTCGACGGCGCGGTCGACCCACAGCGTCAACTGCACCGGCAGTTGCTCGTGGGAGGTGTACGTCCGCAACGGGCAGGTCTGGCGGGAGTCCCAGGCCGGCGACTACCCCCAGTTCGACGAGAGCCTGCCCGATCCCAACCCGCGCGGCTGTCAGAAGGGCGCCTGCTACTCCGACTACGTGAACGCCGACCACCGCGTGCTCCACCCCCTGCGCCGCACCGGCGAGCGCGGCGAGGGGATGTGGGAGCGGATCTCCTGGGACGAGGCGTTGACGGAGATCGCCGAGGAGGTCGTCGACACCGTCCGAGCCGGCGAGTACGACGCCATCAGCGGATTCACGCCGATCCCCGCGATGAGCCCGGTCTCGTTCGCGTCGGGGAGCCGACTGATCAACCTCCTCGGCGGCGTGAGCCACTCCTTCTACGACTGGTACTCCGACCTCCCGCCGGGGCAGCCGATCACCTGGGGGACCCAGACCGACAACGCCGAGAGCGCCGACTGGTACAACGCCGACTACATCATCGCCTGGGGGTCGAACGTCAACGTCACGCGGATCCCCGACGCGAAGTACTTCCTCGAGGCGGCGTACAACGGCACGAAGCGCGTCGGCGTCTTCACCGACTACTCCCAGACGGCGATCCACTGCGACGAGTGGCTCTCGCCGGAGCCGGGCACCGACACGGCGCTGGCGCTCGGGATGGCCCGGACCATCGTCGACGAGGGCCTCCACGACGAGGCGCACCTCAAAGAGCAGACTGACATGCCGCTTCTCGTCCGCGAGGACACCGGGAAGTTCCTCCGCGCGAGCGAGGTCTCGGGCGTCGGCGGCGGCGCCGACGACCCCGAGAAGGTGTTCGTGATGCGGGATGCGAGCGGGAACCTGCGGGCGGCCCCGGGGTCACTGGGCGACCGGGACGGCCAGCACGACGCGAGCGCCAGCATCGAACTGGGCTTCGACCCGCAACTGTCCGCCGAGGGGTCGGTCTCGACGACCGACAGCGGGCAGGTGTCGGTGCGGACGGTGTGGGACAACCTCCGCGAGGAACTGGCGACCTACACCCCCGAGCACGTCAACGAGGTAACCGGCGTCGGCCGCGAGACCCACCAGGAGGTCGCCCGCGAGTTCGCGGAGGTCGACCGCGCGAAGATCATCCACGGCAAGGGCGTCAACGACTGGTACCACAACGACCTCGGCAACCGGGCGATCCAGTTGCTCGTCACGCTGACGGGGAACCTCGGCCGGCAGGGCACGGGACTGGACCACTACGTCGGCCAGGAGAAGATATGGACCTACAGCGGCTGGCAGTCGCTGTCGTTCCCGACGGGCAGCGTCCGCGGCGTCCCCACGACGCTGTGGACGTACTACCACTCGGACATCATCGACAACGTCGACGAGGAGACCGCCGACCGGATCCGCGAGGCGATCGACCGCGACTGGATGCCGGTGTACCCCGAAGAGCGGGACGACGGCTCCCGGCCCGACCCGAGCGTCCTCTTCATGTGGCGCGGCAACTACTTCAACCAGTCCAAGGGCAACGTCGCCATCGAGGAGCGGCTCTGGCCGAAGCTCGACCTGATCGTCGACATCAACTTCCGGATGGACTCCTCGGCGCTGTACTCCGACATCGTCCTGCCGACGGCCAGCCACTACGAGAAGCACGACCTCTCGATGACGGACATGCACAGCTACGTCCACCCCTTCACCCCCGCGGTCGAACCGCTCGGGGAGTCGAAGACCGACTGGCAGATCTTCCGCGAACTCGCGGCGAAGATCCAGGAGGTCGCGACCGAGCGCGGGATCGACCCCATCGAGGACCGCTCCTTCGACCGCGAGATCGACCTCCAGTCGGTCCACGACGACTACGTCCGCGACTGGGAGACCGGCGAGGCGGGCGCGCTGGCCGAAGACCGGGCGGCCTGCGAGTACATCCTCGAGAACTCCGAGGAGACGAACCCGTCGGACAGCGACGAGCGGATCACCTTCGAGGACATCGACGAGCAGCCCCGCCGGTTCCCGAAGGCGGGCGACCACTGGACCTCCGACATCGAGGACGGGGAGGCCTACACGCCCTGGCAGAGCTACGTGCAGGACAAAGAGCCCTGGCCGACGTTCACGGGTCGCCAGCAGTATTACATCGACCACGACTGGTTCCTCGACCTCGGCGAGGAGCTGCCGACGCACAAGGACGCGCCGACGCTGCAGGACAAATCCGAGTACCCGCTGCGGTACAACACGCCGCACGGCCGGTGGTCGATCCACTCGACGTGGCGCGACTCCGAGAAGATGCTCCGCCTCCAGCGGGGCGAACCGATCGTCTATCTCAACCCCGAGGACATGGACGAGCGGGGCATCGAGGACGGCGACACCGTCCGGATCTACAACGACGTCGGCGAGGTCGAGATCCAGGCGAAGCGCTACCCCAGCGGCGAGCCCGGCACCGCACGGATGTACTTCGCCTGGGAGCGCTTTCAGTTCCCCGACCGCAACAACTTCAACTCGCTCGTCTCGATGTACATGAAACCCACACAGCTCGTCCAGTACCCCGAGGACACCGGCGAACACCTGCACTTCTTCCCGAACTACTGGGGCCCGACCGGCGTCAACAGCGACGTCCGCGTCGAGGTCGAGAAGGTCGCGGACGCGGACCAGGAGGGCAGCGGAAGCGACGAGCGGATCGACGGCGCACCGACCGACGCCGAAACGGCGGGCACCGAATCCGTCGACGGCGAACCGGCCGACACAGCCGGTGACGAGCCCGAGGCCGATCTGACCGTCGGCACCGACGGCGGCCCGGGAGGCCGATCCGACGCGGCCTGGGACACCGCCGACGATCCGGGGGGTGAGCGCCGATGA
- a CDS encoding cytochrome b: protein MARLDRLYGWFDTRLDLEEAQTFLGKAFPAEDSYLLGEIAAFCFLLLILTGLFLGFFFEPSISEVEYEGSVAQYQGEEMPEAFVSVLNITYDVPFGMLIRRMHHWAAHLFVASIGLHMLRVFFTGAYRNPREINWVVGSGLAGLTMFAAYTGYALPFDEFASTAAGIGYNVAISVPIIGDALGQIVFGGDFPSTATIPRLYFLHVLVLPLAIAGLLGLHLLILIRQKHTEAPREADVEGREPVDREDDSVVVGLPMVPNQAAVSAVVFFLTLATLSLLAGFLPVHNIAEYGPSDPASTPSLVMPDWFLMWGYGFLKLTPSWMSFDVLGIHLSSEFIGGLVLPGLVFAAVVAWPFVDYESEPTHFGADPLERPSQTAVGVAGVVFIMLASIAGMDVIVADVLDTSTAVLRPYLTLLVIAGPIAAGAATYAVLGGFDDDTGSDEPAVGDGDADGDGSAGDGEAVTEDDDGDAISSAADRSEGRR, encoded by the coding sequence ATGGCTCGACTCGACCGCCTCTACGGCTGGTTCGACACCCGACTCGACCTCGAGGAGGCGCAGACGTTCCTCGGGAAGGCCTTCCCCGCGGAGGACTCCTACCTGCTGGGCGAGATCGCCGCCTTCTGCTTCCTCCTCTTGATCCTGACGGGGCTCTTCCTCGGGTTCTTCTTCGAGCCGAGCATCAGCGAGGTCGAGTACGAGGGCAGCGTCGCCCAGTACCAGGGCGAGGAGATGCCCGAGGCGTTCGTGAGCGTGCTCAACATCACCTACGACGTGCCGTTCGGGATGTTGATCCGGCGGATGCACCACTGGGCGGCCCACCTGTTCGTCGCCTCGATCGGGTTGCACATGCTCAGGGTGTTCTTCACCGGGGCCTACCGCAACCCCCGCGAGATCAACTGGGTCGTCGGCTCCGGGCTGGCCGGGCTGACGATGTTCGCGGCCTACACCGGCTACGCGCTCCCCTTCGACGAGTTCGCGAGCACCGCCGCCGGCATCGGCTACAACGTCGCCATCTCGGTGCCGATTATCGGCGACGCCCTCGGACAGATCGTCTTCGGCGGCGACTTCCCCTCGACCGCGACGATCCCGCGGCTGTACTTCCTGCACGTGCTCGTGTTGCCGCTGGCGATCGCGGGACTGCTGGGACTGCACCTCCTCATCCTCATCCGACAGAAGCACACGGAGGCCCCGCGCGAGGCGGACGTCGAGGGGCGCGAGCCGGTCGACAGAGAGGACGACAGCGTCGTCGTCGGGCTGCCGATGGTGCCGAACCAGGCGGCGGTCAGCGCCGTCGTCTTCTTCCTCACGCTGGCGACGCTGTCGCTTCTGGCCGGCTTCCTCCCGGTCCACAACATCGCGGAGTACGGCCCGAGCGATCCGGCCTCGACGCCGTCGCTCGTGATGCCGGACTGGTTCCTGATGTGGGGGTACGGCTTCCTGAAGCTGACTCCCTCGTGGATGAGCTTCGACGTGCTCGGGATCCACCTCAGTTCGGAGTTCATCGGGGGGCTCGTCCTGCCGGGTCTCGTCTTCGCCGCGGTCGTCGCCTGGCCGTTCGTCGACTACGAGTCCGAGCCGACGCACTTCGGCGCAGACCCGCTGGAACGGCCGTCCCAGACCGCGGTCGGCGTCGCCGGCGTCGTGTTCATCATGCTGGCCTCGATCGCCGGGATGGACGTCATCGTCGCCGACGTCCTCGACACCTCGACGGCCGTCCTCAGGCCGTACCTCACGCTGCTCGTGATCGCCGGACCGATCGCCGCCGGCGCGGCCACCTACGCCGTGCTCGGCGGGTTCGACGACGACACGGGATCGGACGAACCGGCCGTCGGCGACGGCGACGCGGACGGGGACGGGTCGGCGGGCGACGGAGAAGCCGTGACGGAGGACGACGACGGCGACGCGATATCGAGCGCGGCCGACCGCTCGGAGGGCCGACGATGA
- a CDS encoding DUF2240 family protein — MSLDVAVAVPFKQQGTTRLGEGEFVVALSLDRNWFSPDQAKRLIDIAAGRGLLAREDGDLVAQFDPPAVDVPEEYEPDESVLREQSAFERILDALVAAGHDKQDAVAAVNERQRRLGVSVEAAAALYARQQGVDVGDAARSAKSELDG; from the coding sequence ATGAGCCTCGATGTCGCCGTCGCCGTCCCGTTCAAACAGCAGGGGACGACGCGACTGGGCGAGGGGGAGTTCGTCGTCGCGCTCTCGTTGGACCGGAACTGGTTCTCGCCGGACCAGGCGAAGCGGCTCATCGACATCGCCGCCGGGCGCGGGTTGCTCGCGCGCGAGGACGGCGACCTCGTCGCGCAGTTCGACCCGCCCGCGGTCGACGTGCCCGAGGAGTACGAACCCGACGAGTCCGTCCTCCGCGAGCAGTCGGCCTTCGAGCGGATTCTGGACGCGCTCGTCGCGGCCGGTCACGACAAACAGGACGCCGTGGCGGCCGTGAACGAGCGCCAGCGACGCCTGGGTGTGAGCGTCGAGGCGGCCGCCGCGCTGTACGCCCGTCAGCAGGGCGTCGACGTCGGCGACGCGGCACGGAGCGCGAAGTCCGAACTCGACGGGTGA
- a CDS encoding sodium:calcium antiporter, with the protein MVNGGIVVQFAVIIGAVLGLGIGARTLVDAAVKLAQRFGVSEITIALTVVAVGTSTPELVVTSDAALSGLGDIAVGNVVGSNIYNLAFILGVVSLLRVIPVERSLLHRDGIALVLATFVGFAVLFDRTVTRGEGIALVGLLVGYTIYLIRDERAPPPIDTEYPESRVSETVAESVSLPGRDVLLLLGGLATVLISGHYLVEAASALARYAGVSDWVIGGTIVSAGTSTPEFAVSLLALRRGHIGMSVGNVVGSNIFNVLGILGVAAIVRPLSVGGAAIEGLLWLTVITVVMVGALWSGRRLSRLEGGLFALSEAVRWIAGLFRVFG; encoded by the coding sequence ATGGTCAACGGAGGGATCGTCGTTCAATTCGCGGTCATCATCGGGGCCGTCCTCGGGTTGGGAATCGGTGCCCGAACGCTCGTCGACGCGGCGGTCAAGCTGGCCCAACGGTTCGGCGTCTCCGAGATCACGATCGCGCTGACGGTCGTCGCGGTCGGAACGTCGACGCCGGAACTCGTCGTGACGAGCGACGCCGCCCTCTCCGGGCTCGGCGACATCGCCGTCGGCAACGTCGTCGGCTCGAACATCTACAACCTCGCGTTCATCCTCGGCGTCGTGTCGCTGCTTCGCGTCATCCCGGTCGAGCGATCGCTGCTGCACCGGGACGGAATCGCACTGGTTCTCGCGACGTTCGTCGGTTTCGCAGTGCTGTTCGATCGGACCGTGACCCGCGGTGAGGGGATCGCCCTCGTCGGGCTGTTAGTCGGCTACACGATCTATCTGATCCGAGACGAGCGAGCACCGCCGCCGATCGACACCGAATACCCGGAATCGCGCGTGTCGGAAACGGTCGCGGAATCGGTGTCGCTCCCCGGACGCGACGTCCTCTTACTCCTCGGGGGGTTAGCGACCGTGCTGATCAGCGGGCACTATCTGGTGGAAGCCGCCTCGGCGCTCGCTCGATACGCGGGGGTCTCCGACTGGGTCATCGGCGGGACGATCGTTTCGGCGGGAACGTCGACGCCGGAGTTCGCGGTGTCGCTCCTCGCACTCCGGCGGGGACACATCGGGATGTCCGTCGGCAACGTCGTCGGCAGCAACATTTTCAACGTGCTCGGAATCCTCGGGGTCGCGGCAATCGTCCGTCCCCTCTCTGTCGGCGGCGCAGCGATAGAGGGCCTCCTCTGGCTGACGGTGATCACGGTCGTTATGGTCGGCGCCCTCTGGTCGGGTCGAAGACTCTCACGCCTCGAAGGCGGGCTCTTCGCCCTCTCGGAGGCCGTCAGATGGATCGCGGGGCTGTTCCGGGTCTTCGGCTGA
- a CDS encoding cupin domain-containing protein: MTEGYNVVEPESVPKEQFNTCETSVRKLTERLGATELRVNQVLVEPGEVTTPHTHEGADGERGQEEVFVALTDGQIAIEGSVHDVPEGGVVRVRPDVERNLLNRTGDRTHVWLAFGAPPVGTVDDFGSYVVSDGE; the protein is encoded by the coding sequence ATGACAGAGGGCTACAACGTCGTCGAGCCGGAGAGCGTGCCGAAAGAACAGTTCAACACCTGCGAGACGTCGGTTCGGAAGCTGACCGAGCGCCTCGGGGCGACGGAACTCCGGGTGAACCAGGTCCTCGTCGAACCGGGCGAGGTGACGACGCCGCACACCCACGAGGGCGCGGACGGCGAGCGCGGCCAGGAGGAGGTGTTCGTCGCGCTGACCGACGGACAGATCGCCATCGAGGGGTCCGTCCACGACGTCCCCGAGGGCGGCGTCGTCCGCGTGCGGCCCGACGTCGAGCGGAACCTGCTGAATCGGACCGGCGACCGAACGCACGTCTGGCTCGCGTTCGGCGCGCCGCCGGTCGGGACGGTCGACGACTTCGGTTCCTACGTCGTGAGCGACGGGGAGTGA